From Variimorphobacter saccharofermentans, one genomic window encodes:
- a CDS encoding KOW domain-containing RNA-binding protein translates to MMNEFQVGGYVNSIAGHDSGKCYVIFQIDHEYLYLVDGKIRTLDHPKKKKIKHVTMLAGADPEIKEKILNHSIKNEEIKRTIKMLLNRKSSKEAK, encoded by the coding sequence ATGATGAATGAGTTTCAAGTCGGAGGTTATGTAAATTCAATTGCCGGTCATGATTCAGGAAAATGTTATGTAATATTTCAAATTGATCATGAATATTTATATCTAGTGGACGGTAAAATCAGAACCCTAGATCATCCGAAAAAGAAAAAGATTAAGCATGTAACTATGTTAGCCGGAGCAGATCCGGAAATCAAAGAGAAGATACTGAACCATTCTATTAAGAATGAAGAAATTAAGAGAACAATAAAGATGCTATTAAATCGAAAGTCAAGTAAGGAGGCCAAATAA
- the map gene encoding type I methionyl aminopeptidase, producing the protein MSINIKSEKEIMLMRESGRILANVLEELMAMVRPGISTYDIDRKCADIIKGYGCIPSFLNYNGYPASVCISVNDEVVHGIPSKKRILQDGDIVSLDCGVIYQGYHSDAARTVPVGEISQEAKKLIEVTRQSFYEGIKFAKVGNHLHEISDAIQTYVEAHGFSVVRDLVGHGIGRNLHEEPQIPNFRQKRRGPRLEVGMTLAIEPMVNAGRYDVYWLDDDWTVVSADGSLSAHYENTVLITDGEPELLTIYRG; encoded by the coding sequence ATGTCAATAAATATTAAGTCAGAGAAGGAAATCATGTTAATGCGGGAGTCCGGAAGGATTTTAGCAAATGTACTGGAGGAATTGATGGCTATGGTTCGTCCAGGGATTTCAACTTATGACATTGATAGAAAGTGTGCAGATATCATCAAAGGGTATGGTTGTATTCCTTCCTTTCTAAACTATAATGGTTATCCCGCATCAGTCTGTATATCCGTAAATGATGAGGTAGTACATGGAATTCCCAGCAAGAAACGGATTCTTCAGGATGGAGATATTGTCAGTCTGGATTGTGGAGTTATTTATCAGGGGTATCATTCCGATGCGGCTAGAACAGTTCCTGTTGGTGAAATATCACAGGAGGCAAAAAAGCTGATTGAAGTGACCAGACAGAGCTTTTATGAGGGTATAAAGTTTGCAAAAGTAGGTAATCATTTGCATGAGATTTCGGATGCAATTCAAACATATGTCGAGGCACATGGTTTTTCGGTAGTGAGAGATTTGGTAGGGCATGGAATAGGAAGAAATCTTCATGAAGAACCGCAGATACCAAATTTCAGGCAAAAGAGGAGAGGGCCCAGGCTGGAAGTGGGAATGACTCTTGCAATTGAGCCAATGGTAAATGCCGGACGCTATGATGTATACTGGTTGGATGATGATTGGACGGTAGTTTCTGCTGACGGATCACTATCCGCACATTATGAGAACACTGTTTTAATTACTGATGGAGAACCGGAGTTATTGACAATTTACCGTGGTTAA
- a CDS encoding DNA-directed RNA polymerase subunit alpha, translating into MFDFEKPKIEIAEISEDKKFGRFVVEPLERGYGTTLGNSLRRIMLSSLPGSAVSQIKIDGVVHEFSVVPGVKEDVTEIIMNIKSLAIKNTSDTNEPKTAYIEAEGEVVVTAGDIQADPDIEILNPDQVIATLCGGPDSRLYMELTITNGRGYVSADKNKNEDLPIGVIPIDSIYTPVERVNLTVENTRVGQITDFDKLTLDVYTNGTLIPDEAVSLAAKVLSEHLNSFIDLSEHAKTAEIMVEKEDNEKEKVLEMNIDELELSVRSYNCLKRAGINTVEELTNKTAEDMMKVRNLGRKSLEEVLAKLKELGLSLNQSDD; encoded by the coding sequence GTGTTTGATTTTGAAAAACCCAAAATAGAGATTGCAGAAATTTCCGAAGATAAGAAGTTTGGACGCTTTGTAGTAGAACCGTTGGAAAGAGGCTATGGTACTACATTGGGTAACTCCCTAAGAAGAATCATGCTTTCATCCTTGCCGGGTTCTGCTGTAAGTCAAATTAAGATTGACGGTGTTGTTCATGAGTTTAGCGTTGTTCCGGGTGTTAAGGAAGATGTGACAGAAATTATCATGAATATCAAAAGCTTAGCAATCAAGAACACAAGCGATACGAATGAGCCCAAAACTGCTTATATTGAGGCGGAAGGCGAAGTTGTAGTGACAGCAGGAGATATACAGGCTGACCCGGATATCGAGATACTCAATCCTGATCAGGTGATTGCTACCCTATGCGGTGGTCCGGATAGTCGACTTTATATGGAGTTAACTATCACTAACGGAAGAGGTTATGTGAGTGCAGACAAGAATAAGAATGAAGATTTACCAATCGGTGTTATTCCGATTGACTCCATTTATACTCCTGTAGAACGTGTTAACCTCACTGTAGAAAATACCCGTGTGGGTCAAATCACTGACTTTGATAAGCTTACCTTAGATGTATATACCAATGGTACACTGATACCTGACGAGGCTGTTAGCTTAGCAGCTAAGGTATTAAGTGAGCATCTTAATTCCTTTATCGACCTTTCTGAACATGCAAAGACAGCTGAAATCATGGTTGAGAAGGAAGATAATGAAAAAGAAAAGGTTCTCGAGATGAACATAGACGAATTGGAATTATCCGTTCGTTCCTATAACTGCTTGAAGAGAGCCGGTATTAATACAGTGGAAGAGCTTACGAATAAAACAGCAGAAGATATGATGAAGGTTAGAAATCTCGGCCGTAAATCATTAGAAGAAGTATTGGCAAAATTGAAAGAGCTTGGTTTATCTTTAAATCAAAGTGATGACTAA
- the infA gene encoding translation initiation factor IF-1, translating into MSKTDVVEIEGTVIEKLPNAMFQVELENGHRVLAHISGKLRMNFIKIVPGDKVTLELSPYDLTKGRIIWRDK; encoded by the coding sequence ATGTCAAAGACCGATGTTGTTGAAATCGAAGGTACTGTTATTGAAAAGCTGCCGAATGCAATGTTCCAGGTAGAACTCGAAAATGGTCATAGAGTATTAGCACATATCAGTGGAAAACTCCGTATGAACTTTATTAAGATCGTACCCGGAGATAAGGTTACACTTGAATTGTCTCCCTATGATTTGACCAAGGGAAGAATTATCTGGCGAGATAAATAA
- the rpsM gene encoding 30S ribosomal protein S13, which translates to MARISGVDLPREKRVEIGLTYIYGIGRVSANRILAAANVNPDTRVRDLTDEEVGRIRDIIDETQQVEGDLRREVALNIKRLQEIGCYRGIRHRKGLPVRGQRTKTNARTRKGPARTVANKKK; encoded by the coding sequence ATGGCTCGTATCAGTGGTGTAGATTTACCAAGAGAGAAACGTGTAGAGATCGGACTTACCTATATTTATGGTATTGGTAGAGTAAGTGCCAATCGTATTCTTGCTGCGGCAAATGTTAATCCTGACACTCGTGTTAGAGATTTAACTGACGAAGAAGTGGGAAGAATTAGAGATATTATTGATGAAACACAGCAAGTTGAGGGCGATTTAAGAAGAGAAGTTGCTCTTAACATTAAGAGATTACAGGAAATCGGATGCTATAGAGGAATCCGTCATAGAAAGGGACTTCCGGTTCGTGGTCAGAGAACTAAGACTAACGCTAGAACAAGAAAAGGACCTGCAAGAACTGTTGCTAATAAGAAGAAATAA
- the rpmJ gene encoding 50S ribosomal protein L36, whose protein sequence is MKVRSSVKPICEKCKIIKRKGSIRVICENPKHKQRQG, encoded by the coding sequence GTGAAAGTAAGGTCATCAGTTAAACCAATTTGCGAAAAATGCAAAATCATTAAAAGAAAGGGTAGCATCAGAGTAATCTGTGAGAACCCGAAACACAAACAAAGACAAGGCTAA
- the rpsK gene encoding 30S ribosomal protein S11, with amino-acid sequence MAKKIATSAKKVTKKRVKKNVDRGQAHIQSSFNNTIVTLTDAEGNALSWASAGGLGFRGSKKSTAYAAQMAAETAAKAALVHGLRSVEVMVKGPGQGREAAIRALQACGIEVTSIKDVTPVPHNGCRPPKRRRV; translated from the coding sequence ATGGCTAAGAAAATAGCAACATCAGCTAAAAAAGTGACAAAGAAGCGTGTGAAGAAGAACGTCGATCGTGGACAGGCACACATTCAGTCATCTTTTAACAATACAATTGTTACGCTGACCGATGCAGAAGGTAATGCACTTTCTTGGGCAAGTGCCGGTGGATTAGGCTTCAGAGGTTCAAAGAAATCAACAGCTTATGCAGCGCAGATGGCAGCGGAAACTGCAGCAAAGGCAGCACTTGTTCATGGTTTAAGATCAGTAGAAGTTATGGTTAAAGGACCCGGCCAGGGTAGAGAAGCAGCAATTCGTGCGCTTCAGGCTTGCGGCATTGAAGTAACAAGTATCAAGGATGTAACTCCGGTTCCTCATAACGGATGCCGTCCGCCAAAACGCAGAAGAGTCTGA
- a CDS encoding adenylate kinase: protein MKIIMLGAPGAGKGTQAKKLAEKYGIPHISTGDIFRANIKNGTELGKKAKVFMDQGLLVPDELVVDLVVDRFKESDCEKGYVLDGFPRTIPQAKALDDALAKNGDAVEYAIDVDVPDENIIRRMSGRRACVNCGGTYHIVTIPPKKEGICDVCEGELILREDDKPETVEKRLKVYHEQTQPLIDYYKIKGILKSVDGTKDLEEVFNEIVNIVEA from the coding sequence ATGAAGATTATTATGTTAGGAGCACCCGGAGCAGGAAAGGGTACACAAGCTAAAAAATTAGCTGAAAAATATGGTATACCACACATTTCAACAGGAGATATTTTCCGAGCTAATATAAAAAATGGAACAGAGCTTGGTAAAAAGGCAAAGGTTTTCATGGATCAGGGTTTATTAGTTCCTGATGAACTGGTTGTAGATTTGGTTGTTGACCGCTTCAAAGAATCTGATTGTGAAAAAGGCTATGTTCTGGATGGCTTTCCAAGAACAATACCACAGGCTAAGGCTTTGGATGATGCACTTGCAAAGAATGGTGATGCCGTAGAGTATGCTATTGACGTTGATGTGCCGGATGAGAATATCATTCGTCGTATGTCAGGAAGAAGAGCTTGTGTAAATTGTGGTGGAACCTATCATATTGTAACTATTCCGCCTAAAAAAGAAGGAATCTGTGATGTTTGCGAGGGAGAGCTAATTCTACGTGAGGATGATAAACCAGAAACCGTTGAAAAACGTTTGAAGGTATATCATGAGCAGACTCAGCCATTAATTGATTATTATAAAATTAAAGGTATTTTGAAATCTGTTGATGGAACAAAGGATTTAGAAGAGGTTTTCAATGAGATCGTAAATATCGTTGAAGCATAG
- the rpsD gene encoding 30S ribosomal protein S4 — MARDMSPVLKKCRSLGLEPAYLGIDKKSNRAFSRAGKKTSEYGLQLREKQKAKFIYGMLEQPFRNLFARAQKMKLGTTGENLMTLLELRLDNVMFRLGYGRTRKEARQIVDHKHVLVNGKCVNIPSYTLKAGDKIEIKEKFKNTQRYKDIFEVTDGRTVPAWLEANHEAFTGVVKEIPTRDQIDVPVNEVLIVELYSK, encoded by the coding sequence ATGGCAAGAGATATGAGTCCAGTTTTAAAGAAATGCAGATCCCTTGGTCTGGAACCTGCTTACTTAGGAATAGATAAGAAGTCAAATAGAGCCTTCTCAAGAGCAGGCAAGAAGACAAGTGAATATGGTTTACAGTTAAGAGAAAAGCAGAAAGCTAAGTTTATCTATGGCATGTTAGAGCAGCCTTTCAGAAACTTATTTGCAAGAGCACAGAAAATGAAGCTTGGTACAACAGGTGAAAACCTGATGACCTTATTAGAGCTTAGACTTGATAATGTTATGTTCCGTTTGGGATATGGCAGAACTAGAAAAGAAGCTAGACAGATCGTTGATCATAAGCACGTATTAGTGAATGGTAAGTGCGTTAATATACCTTCCTACACTTTAAAAGCTGGAGATAAGATCGAAATCAAAGAGAAATTTAAGAATACCCAGAGATATAAGGATATCTTTGAAGTTACCGACGGAAGAACCGTACCTGCATGGCTGGAGGCAAATCACGAGGCGTTTACAGGTGTAGTAAAAGAAATTCCTACTAGAGATCAGATTGATGTTCCGGTAAACGAAGTGTTAATTGTCGAGTTGTATTCCAAATAA
- a CDS encoding energy-coupling factor transporter ATPase produces MEMIKVQNLSFEYIRRDEDGNVDSINKAIDQVDLEVQKGDFVAILGANGSGKSTLAKHINAILYPTEGSVWVNGMNTSEEKNLWNIRQSAGMVFQNPDNQIIATVVEEDVGFGPENLGVPTEEIWERVERCLKAVGMLEFRDQSPNKLSGGQKQRVAIAGIMAMKPECIVLDEPTAMLDPNGRKEVIATIRELNKKENVTVILITHHMDEVIYADKVFVMDHGNVVMEGTPREIFSKVEEIKKYRLDVPQVTELAYELRKEGLPIPKGVLTVDELVEALTKIKRV; encoded by the coding sequence ATGGAAATGATTAAGGTCCAGAATCTTTCATTTGAATATATAAGAAGAGATGAAGATGGAAATGTAGATTCCATTAATAAAGCAATTGATCAGGTCGACTTAGAGGTTCAAAAGGGTGATTTTGTTGCTATTTTAGGAGCGAATGGATCTGGTAAGTCAACATTGGCAAAGCATATTAATGCGATTCTTTACCCGACGGAAGGAAGCGTATGGGTAAATGGTATGAATACTTCAGAGGAGAAAAATCTATGGAATATTCGGCAGTCAGCAGGTATGGTATTTCAAAATCCGGATAATCAGATTATTGCTACCGTAGTAGAAGAGGACGTTGGATTTGGCCCTGAGAACCTGGGGGTACCTACGGAAGAGATATGGGAACGAGTTGAGAGATGCTTAAAAGCGGTTGGTATGCTGGAATTTCGTGATCAATCACCTAACAAGCTTTCCGGAGGACAAAAGCAGAGAGTAGCTATCGCAGGAATCATGGCTATGAAACCAGAATGTATAGTATTGGACGAGCCTACAGCGATGCTGGACCCCAATGGACGTAAAGAGGTTATTGCTACCATAAGAGAGTTAAACAAAAAAGAAAATGTTACGGTCATTCTGATTACACATCATATGGATGAAGTAATTTATGCAGATAAGGTATTTGTTATGGACCACGGTAATGTGGTGATGGAAGGGACACCACGAGAGATCTTTTCCAAGGTGGAGGAGATTAAGAAATATCGATTGGATGTTCCACAGGTAACGGAGCTGGCTTATGAACTCAGAAAGGAAGGTCTTCCGATACCAAAGGGTGTACTTACAGTGGATGAGCTGGTGGAAGCACTGACAAAGATAAAGAGAGTGTAA
- a CDS encoding bL17 family ribosomal protein produces the protein MAGYRKLGRTSSQRKALLRNQVTNLLYNGKIITTEAKAKEIRGIAEGMIALAVKERDNYETVTVTAKVARKDKDGKRVKEVVNGKKVTVFDEVQKTIKKDKASRLHARKQMMKYLYPITEVPKENAGKKRNTKEINLSDKLFDEIAPKYANRNGGYTRIVKIGPRKGDAAMEVLIELV, from the coding sequence ATGGCAGGTTATAGAAAACTTGGAAGAACCTCAAGTCAAAGAAAGGCTTTGCTGAGAAACCAGGTGACAAACTTATTATATAACGGAAAAATAATCACAACCGAAGCCAAAGCAAAAGAAATTCGCGGTATTGCTGAAGGCATGATTGCGCTTGCTGTTAAAGAAAGAGACAACTATGAAACAGTGACTGTTACTGCTAAAGTTGCTCGTAAAGATAAAGACGGTAAGAGAGTAAAGGAAGTTGTTAACGGTAAAAAGGTTACTGTTTTCGACGAAGTTCAGAAGACAATCAAGAAGGATAAGGCATCCAGACTTCATGCTAGAAAGCAAATGATGAAGTATCTTTATCCTATTACTGAAGTGCCTAAAGAGAATGCTGGCAAGAAGAGAAATACAAAGGAAATCAACTTATCCGATAAGTTGTTCGATGAGATTGCTCCTAAGTATGCAAATCGTAACGGTGGTTATACCAGAATCGTAAAGATCGGACCTCGTAAAGGCGATGCTGCTATGGAAGTATTAATCGAATTAGTGTAA